Proteins from one Peromyscus eremicus chromosome 8a, PerEre_H2_v1, whole genome shotgun sequence genomic window:
- the Atp1b2 gene encoding sodium/potassium-transporting ATPase subunit beta-2 — protein sequence MVIQKEKKSCGQVVEEWKEFVWNPRTHQFMGRTGTSWAFILLFYLVFYGFLTAMFTLTMWVMLQTVSDHTPKYQDRLATPGLMIRPKTENLDVIVNISDTESWEQHVQKLNKFLEPYNDSIQAQKNDVCRPGRYYEQPDNGVLNYPKRACQFNRTQLGNCSGIGDPTHYGYSTGQPCVFIKMNRVINFYAGANQSMNVTCVGKRDEDAENLGHFVMFPANGNIDLMYFPYYGKKFHVNYTQPLVAVKFLNVTPNVEVNVECRINAANIATDDERDKFAGRVAFKLRINKT from the exons ATGGTCAtccagaaagagaagaagagctgCGGGCAGGTGGTTGAGGAGTGGAAGGAGTTCGTGTGGAACCCGCGGACGCACCAGTTCATGGGGCGCACCGGGACCAGCTGGG CCTTCATCCTCCTCTTCTACCTCGTCTTCTATGGCTTCCTCACGGCCATGTTCACCCTCACCATGTGGGTGATGCTGCAGACTGTCTCTGACCATACTCCCAAGTACCAGGATCGACTGGCCACACCAG GCTTGATGATTCGCCCCAAGACTGAGAACCTCGATGTCATTGTCAACATCAGTGACACCGAAAGCTGGGAGCAGCATGTCCAGAAGCTCAACAAGTTCTTAGAGC CTTACAACGACTCCATCCAAGCTCAAAAGAACGATGTCTGCCGCCCTGGTCGATATTATGAGCAACCAGACAATGGGGTTCTCAACTATCCAAAGCGTGCCTGCCAATTCAACCGGACACAGCTGGGCAATTGCTCTGGCATTGGGGACCCTACCCACTACGGTTACAGCACTGGGCAGCCCTGTGTCTTCATCAAAATGAACCGG gtCATCAACTTTTATGCAGGGGCAAATCAGAGTATGAACGTGACCTGTGTTGGGAAG AGAGATGAAGATGCTGAGAATCTTGGCCACTTCGTCATGTTCCCTGCCAATGGCAACATTGACCTCATGTACTTTCCCTACTATGGCAAAAAATTCCAT GTGAACTATACACAGCCCCTGGTGGCTGTGAAGTTCCTGAATGTGACCCCCAACGTGGAGGTGAATGTAGAATGCCGCATTAACGCTGCCAATATCGCCACAGACGATGAGAGAGACAAGTTTGCTGGCCGTGTGGCCTTCAAACTTCGAATCAACAAAACCTga